One region of Chryseobacterium muglaense genomic DNA includes:
- a CDS encoding winged helix-turn-helix transcriptional regulator, translating into MKTEERITENKICPLEIAVNTISGKWKIPIVWQINEGKKRPSEFLKGIGKVDRRVLNKQLSEMIEDGILTKESFNELPPRVEYSLTEIGGKLVEILWQLNDWGKVLILEKE; encoded by the coding sequence ATGAAAACAGAAGAAAGAATAACCGAAAATAAAATTTGTCCGTTGGAAATTGCTGTAAATACAATCAGTGGGAAATGGAAAATTCCTATTGTCTGGCAAATTAATGAAGGCAAAAAACGACCAAGCGAATTTTTAAAAGGAATTGGTAAAGTCGACAGACGTGTTTTAAACAAACAGCTCAGTGAAATGATTGAAGACGGAATTTTAACCAAAGAAAGTTTCAACGAATTACCGCCAAGAGTAGAATATTCTTTAACAGAAATTGGTGGAAAATTAGTCGAAATTTTGTGGCAATTAAACGATTGGGGAAAAGTATTAATTCTTGAGAAAGAATAA
- a CDS encoding DNA alkylation repair protein gives MTEIKRKGFRSAKEIPQEILEQLNRGEIETANLVEWLAVDQRLLLKNLLKQFDRTQYLQPILTDIENLKKQTVNTINEAIGIGILEQSLENNDPEIIAIINNHASDLIRCWATYTIGKNQTLNIKQKLEQIQHFSADKHFGVREICWLAVRSSIAKNLTKSIKILSGWTNHIDENVRRFASEATRPRGVWCEHIEELKQNPELGLTILEPMKSDKSKYVQDSVGNWLNDASKTQPDFVKTLCENWMNESLAKETAYIVKKALRTIEKLKTGL, from the coding sequence ATGACAGAAATAAAACGCAAAGGTTTCCGGTCTGCAAAAGAAATTCCCCAAGAAATTTTAGAACAGTTAAATCGTGGAGAGATTGAAACGGCAAATTTAGTTGAATGGTTAGCTGTTGACCAACGCCTTTTGCTGAAAAATTTGTTGAAACAATTTGACAGAACCCAATATTTACAACCCATATTAACCGATATTGAAAATCTAAAAAAACAAACCGTAAATACTATTAATGAAGCCATTGGAATAGGTATTCTTGAGCAATCATTAGAAAACAATGACCCTGAAATAATCGCAATTATTAACAATCATGCATCAGATTTAATTCGGTGTTGGGCAACTTACACGATTGGTAAAAATCAAACATTAAATATTAAACAAAAGCTTGAACAAATTCAACACTTTTCAGCTGATAAACACTTTGGAGTAAGAGAAATCTGCTGGCTAGCGGTAAGATCAAGTATTGCCAAAAACTTAACAAAAAGTATTAAAATATTATCCGGTTGGACAAATCACATAGACGAAAACGTAAGAAGGTTCGCTAGCGAAGCCACAAGACCCAGAGGTGTTTGGTGTGAACATATTGAAGAACTGAAACAAAATCCTGAACTTGGTTTGACGATTTTAGAACCTATGAAATCTGATAAATCAAAATATGTACAAGACAGCGTTGGAAATTGGCTCAATGATGCAAGCAAAACACAACCCGATTTTGTGAAAACACTCTGTGAAAATTGGATGAATGAAAGCCTAGCAAAAGAAACGGCCTACATTGTAAAAAAAGCATTACGAACGATTGAAAAGTTAAAAACCGGTTTATAA
- a CDS encoding transposase: MFSLIFLILKDFFSDLVPVSWLFNGLKVGQVIHYPKIVKINGEYCYLSATLTQKRGEKPELLIIISYNKNEQSLLNYKERWQIETCFKAMKSSGFDIENTHLQDLERIEKLLCLVMIAFLWCYKIGDYLDRSVKAIPIKKHGHRAKSVFKYGLEFVSEILQNPYRKNFQQILQIFVM; this comes from the coding sequence ATGTTTTCGCTCATATTTTTAATCCTAAAAGACTTTTTCAGTGACCTCGTTCCTGTAAGTTGGCTTTTTAACGGGTTAAAAGTAGGGCAAGTCATCCATTATCCAAAAATCGTAAAGATTAACGGTGAATATTGTTATTTATCTGCAACTTTAACCCAAAAAAGAGGTGAAAAACCGGAATTACTCATCATTATCAGTTATAATAAAAATGAACAATCGTTATTAAATTACAAAGAAAGATGGCAAATTGAGACCTGTTTCAAAGCAATGAAATCCAGTGGTTTTGATATAGAAAACACGCATTTACAAGACTTAGAGCGGATAGAAAAATTACTATGCCTGGTTATGATCGCTTTTCTTTGGTGTTACAAAATAGGAGATTATTTGGACAGAAGCGTGAAAGCGATCCCTATAAAAAAGCACGGTCATAGAGCAAAGTCGGTGTTCAAATATGGCTTAGAGTTTGTGTCGGAAATCTTACAAAACCCTTACAGAAAGAACTTTCAACAGATTTTGCAAATTTTTGTCATGTAG
- a CDS encoding IS1182 family transposase: MLLQQEKLPLSSYSGLYDLIVPKENLLRKINELIDFSFIYEELLSKYCLSNGRNAESPVRMFKYLLLKSIYTVSDVDVVERSQYDMSFKYFLEMTPEEEVIHPSSLTKFRKLRLKDTDLLNILIGKTVTIAIEKGIIKSKSIIVDATHTLSRSNPFSTIEVLRERSKLLRKTVYQFDEEFKTTMPSKNSDNDVSKELDYCRELEKRIENEPSLCEIPAVKEKLNLLKEMMEDTGEQLVFSKDNDAKTGHKSAESSFFGYKTHLAMSEERIITAAVVTSGEKGDGPELPKLLKISQDNGMEVDAIIGDGAYSGKENLKIADQQNIKVVAKLNPSITQGFRKDEDIFDYNKDADRFVCPAGHLAIRKARQNKKNIGKNQVDTYYFDVEKCRVCPLKEGCYKEGAKSKTYSVSIKSELHQDQMAFQESDYYKEKSKHRYKIEAKNSELKNVHGYNRAIAYGIENMQMQGAMAIFAVNLKRILKLI; encoded by the coding sequence ATGTTATTACAGCAAGAAAAACTTCCATTGAGTTCGTATTCCGGATTGTATGATTTAATCGTTCCCAAGGAAAATCTTCTTCGTAAAATTAATGAGTTGATTGATTTTTCTTTCATCTATGAAGAGCTTTTGAGCAAGTACTGCCTGAGCAACGGGCGTAATGCAGAAAGCCCGGTACGAATGTTCAAATACCTGCTTTTGAAAAGTATTTATACCGTTTCTGATGTAGACGTGGTGGAACGTTCGCAGTATGACATGTCCTTTAAATATTTTTTGGAAATGACTCCCGAAGAGGAAGTTATTCATCCCAGTTCGCTTACAAAATTCAGAAAACTGCGTTTGAAAGATACAGATTTGCTGAATATACTGATTGGCAAAACCGTAACGATTGCCATTGAAAAAGGAATCATCAAATCCAAATCAATTATTGTAGATGCTACGCATACTTTGTCGAGAAGCAACCCTTTTTCGACAATCGAAGTATTGCGGGAACGCTCCAAGCTGCTTCGGAAAACCGTTTATCAGTTTGATGAAGAATTTAAAACGACAATGCCTTCCAAAAACAGCGACAACGATGTAAGCAAGGAATTGGATTATTGCAGAGAACTCGAAAAACGCATTGAAAACGAGCCCTCTCTCTGTGAGATTCCTGCCGTAAAGGAGAAGCTGAACCTTCTGAAAGAAATGATGGAGGACACAGGTGAGCAACTGGTTTTTTCAAAAGACAACGATGCCAAAACGGGTCACAAATCTGCAGAGAGTTCATTTTTCGGATACAAAACTCATCTGGCGATGAGCGAAGAGCGAATAATCACGGCAGCGGTGGTAACTTCGGGAGAAAAAGGCGATGGTCCGGAGCTTCCCAAACTATTGAAGATAAGCCAGGATAACGGGATGGAAGTAGATGCCATCATCGGCGATGGTGCTTACAGCGGAAAAGAAAATCTGAAAATTGCAGACCAGCAAAATATTAAGGTAGTAGCTAAGCTCAATCCCTCCATTACCCAAGGTTTTAGAAAAGACGAAGATATATTTGACTACAATAAAGATGCTGACCGTTTTGTTTGTCCTGCAGGGCACTTGGCGATACGCAAAGCACGTCAGAACAAAAAAAATATAGGCAAAAACCAAGTTGACACCTACTATTTTGATGTCGAAAAGTGCAGGGTTTGTCCATTGAAAGAAGGTTGCTATAAGGAGGGTGCAAAAAGTAAAACATATTCTGTTTCCATCAAGTCAGAATTGCATCAGGACCAGATGGCTTTTCAGGAAAGCGATTATTACAAAGAAAAATCGAAACACCGCTATAAAATAGAAGCCAAAAACAGCGAACTTAAAAATGTGCACGGCTATAACAGAGCGATTGCCTATGGAATTGAAAATATGCAAATGCAGGGAGCAATGGCTATTTTCGCAGTCAATTTGAAGAGAATACTGAAATTAATATAG
- a CDS encoding transposase, giving the protein MRFFSDLVPVSWLFNGLKVGQVIHYPKIVKINGEYCYLSATLTQKRGEKPELLIIISYNKNEQSLLNYKERWQIETCFKAMKSSGFDIENTHLQDLERIEKLLCLVMIAFLWCYKIGDYLDRSVKAIPIKKHGHRAKSVFKYGLEFVSEILQNPYRKNFQQILQIFVM; this is encoded by the coding sequence ATGAGGTTTTTCAGTGACCTCGTTCCTGTAAGTTGGCTTTTTAACGGGTTAAAAGTAGGGCAAGTCATCCATTATCCAAAAATCGTAAAGATTAACGGTGAATATTGTTATTTATCTGCAACTTTAACCCAAAAAAGAGGTGAAAAACCGGAATTACTCATCATTATCAGTTATAATAAAAATGAACAATCGTTATTAAATTACAAAGAAAGATGGCAAATTGAGACCTGTTTCAAAGCAATGAAATCCAGTGGTTTTGATATAGAAAACACGCATTTACAAGACTTAGAGCGGATAGAAAAATTACTATGTCTGGTTATGATCGCTTTTCTTTGGTGTTACAAAATAGGAGATTATTTGGACAGAAGCGTGAAAGCGATCCCTATAAAAAAGCACGGTCATAGAGCAAAGTCGGTGTTCAAATATGGCTTAGAGTTTGTGTCGGAAATCTTACAAAACCCTTACAGAAAGAACTTTCAACAGATTTTGCAAATTTTTGTCATGTAG
- a CDS encoding ISAon1 family transposase yields MYGVDGRKFQRQYKNSISNFKNWEQKSHAEEWMLYPQNLSERLSLDEVALSDGELYTVLTSKNAKGKKGSIVAIIKGTKSETVIENLFKISRKLRMKVKEITLDMAGSMKLITKKCFPNAVQVVDRFHVQKLATEALQDIRIRHRWEAIEKENTLLAEAKERKLKPEIEIFENGDTRKQLLARSRYLLYKTREKWTSSQKQRAEILFSQYPDIEKAYNLSDGLRKIYNQNFTT; encoded by the coding sequence ATGTACGGTGTGGATGGAAGAAAATTTCAGAGGCAATATAAAAACAGCATCAGCAATTTTAAAAACTGGGAACAAAAATCGCATGCTGAAGAATGGATGCTGTATCCTCAAAACCTTTCTGAAAGGCTTTCTCTTGATGAAGTCGCACTTTCTGATGGTGAACTTTACACTGTTCTCACTTCCAAAAACGCAAAAGGCAAAAAAGGCAGCATAGTCGCTATTATTAAAGGAACAAAAAGTGAAACCGTCATAGAAAACCTTTTTAAAATCAGTAGAAAACTGAGAATGAAAGTAAAAGAAATCACCCTTGATATGGCAGGCTCTATGAAGCTTATCACCAAAAAATGCTTCCCGAATGCTGTACAGGTTGTCGACCGTTTCCACGTTCAAAAGCTCGCTACAGAAGCATTGCAGGATATCAGAATCAGACATCGCTGGGAAGCCATTGAGAAAGAAAATACGCTTCTGGCAGAAGCAAAAGAAAGGAAACTCAAGCCTGAAATCGAAATCTTCGAAAACGGAGATACCAGAAAGCAACTTTTGGCAAGAAGCCGCTACCTGCTTTATAAAACCAGAGAAAAATGGACGTCATCACAAAAGCAAAGAGCCGAAATCTTATTCTCACAATATCCAGATATAGAAAAGGCCTACAATTTATCTGATGGATTACGCAAAATTTATAATCAAAACTTCACTACATGA
- a CDS encoding ISAon1 family transposase N-terminal region protein gives MLNDSEILKLFLPELLIEHFEIVKFEEENKILHIYFEEKNTAPKEFSSLILQSKGFVPEITVDDFPLRGKTVKLHIKRRRWTDTKTGNIIQRD, from the coding sequence ATGTTAAACGATTCTGAAATTCTTAAGTTATTTTTACCCGAACTCCTAATTGAACATTTTGAGATTGTGAAATTTGAAGAAGAAAATAAGATTTTACATATCTATTTTGAAGAGAAAAATACGGCTCCCAAAGAATTCTCATCACTCATTTTACAGTCAAAAGGTTTTGTTCCGGAAATCACTGTTGATGATTTTCCTCTTCGCGGAAAAACCGTGAAACTCCACATCAAACGCAGAAGATGGACTGATACTAAAACCGGAAACATCATCCAAAGAGATTAG
- a CDS encoding MarR family winged helix-turn-helix transcriptional regulator, whose product MNVINESGTLALSTRLQRLSEQLRKDGALVYKEFGIDFEPKWFPVIFTLHHKHTLSVVEIANEIGYTHPSTISLLKELERQQMIISKKDKTDERKRLIELAPKGNELIEKMKPVWEIISKVLEAIADNENHLLKAINEAEEKIAKQSFLQRVLQLKSNQ is encoded by the coding sequence ATGAATGTCATCAACGAATCCGGAACTTTAGCCTTATCTACAAGATTACAACGTCTTAGCGAGCAATTGCGTAAAGATGGCGCCTTAGTTTATAAAGAATTTGGTATTGATTTCGAACCCAAATGGTTTCCAGTGATCTTTACACTCCATCACAAACACACACTCAGCGTTGTAGAAATTGCTAACGAAATAGGATACACACATCCTTCAACGATCAGCCTTTTAAAAGAACTTGAAAGGCAACAAATGATCATATCTAAAAAAGATAAAACAGATGAACGTAAACGCTTAATCGAATTGGCACCAAAAGGTAATGAATTGATAGAAAAAATGAAACCTGTGTGGGAAATTATCTCCAAGGTATTGGAAGCGATTGCTGATAATGAGAATCATTTACTGAAAGCTATTAATGAAGCAGAAGAAAAAATTGCTAAGCAGTCTTTTTTACAAAGAGTTTTGCAGTTAAAAAGTAACCAATAA
- a CDS encoding GNAT family N-acetyltransferase, protein MLEINPVNDTYSKEIISLVLNIQQKEFNVPITIEDQPDLMQIEDFYFANGGSFWGAFINGELVGTIALVKFDEKAAAIRKMFVKKEFRGKEHGIAQKLLEILIAYCQKNGIDEVYLGTVSILKAALRFYERNHFKIIEKELLPSKFPLMNADNVFCFLSLKS, encoded by the coding sequence ATGTTAGAAATTAATCCTGTAAACGATACTTATTCAAAAGAAATCATAAGCTTGGTTCTGAATATTCAGCAAAAAGAATTTAATGTTCCCATTACAATAGAAGATCAGCCGGATCTTATGCAAATCGAAGATTTTTATTTTGCCAATGGCGGAAGTTTTTGGGGAGCTTTCATTAACGGTGAGCTTGTAGGAACTATTGCTTTGGTTAAATTTGATGAAAAAGCGGCGGCAATCAGAAAAATGTTTGTAAAAAAGGAATTCAGAGGAAAAGAACACGGTATTGCTCAGAAACTGTTAGAAATACTGATTGCTTATTGCCAGAAAAATGGAATTGATGAAGTATATTTGGGAACAGTATCGATACTGAAAGCAGCATTGCGTTTTTATGAACGAAATCATTTTAAAATCATTGAAAAAGAACTTCTTCCTTCAAAATTCCCTTTAATGAATGCCGATAATGTGTTTTGTTTTCTTAGTTTAAAATCATAG
- a CDS encoding efflux transporter outer membrane subunit, whose product MKNLSIIIKGTAFSVVTFAVLSSCMVRKEYERPATAVDEKLFRTDMLPQDSTSIANVSWKEIFTDPILQGHITKALENNLDVRIAVQSITSAEAYLKQAKAAYEPTLSIGPNYTFQTQSINTQFGQIIGERRYVNQFDITATIGWEADLWGKMKSQQKAQLATYLGTLAAHKAVKSDLVASIASAYFQLLTYDDQKRIIEETIKVRENNLETTKALKESGTVTEVAVQQSQALVYNAKSLLIDIDTQIQLLENTMSLLMGDSSQTIARSSLKSQSLPESLALGYPASLLSNRPDVMQAEFNLMNAFELTNVAKAQFYPTLKLTGSGGVQSVDIDHLFSVNSLFANVVTGLAQPILNKRQIKTNYDVSLANKETAYLNFRKSILTAGKEVSDAIRVFSVQDSFIDLKKKELDSYKKSVDYSQELVNYGMANYLEVLNASVNSLNAELNISNAEYSKMKAAVDLYQALGGGWK is encoded by the coding sequence ATGAAAAATTTATCAATAATAATAAAAGGAACTGCTTTTTCAGTGGTCACGTTCGCTGTTTTATCGTCTTGTATGGTAAGAAAGGAATACGAAAGACCCGCAACTGCAGTTGACGAAAAACTATTCCGTACCGATATGCTGCCTCAGGATAGTACAAGTATTGCTAATGTTTCCTGGAAAGAGATTTTTACAGATCCTATTCTTCAGGGACACATCACAAAAGCTTTAGAAAACAATCTTGATGTAAGAATCGCAGTACAGAGCATCACTTCTGCAGAAGCTTATCTAAAACAGGCAAAAGCAGCTTACGAACCTACGTTATCAATTGGCCCGAATTATACTTTTCAAACACAGTCGATCAATACACAGTTTGGTCAGATCATCGGGGAGAGACGTTATGTAAATCAGTTTGATATTACAGCAACGATTGGTTGGGAAGCAGATTTATGGGGGAAAATGAAGTCTCAGCAAAAAGCTCAGTTGGCAACTTATTTAGGAACTTTAGCTGCACATAAAGCAGTAAAAAGTGACCTGGTAGCATCAATCGCTTCTGCTTACTTTCAGTTGTTGACTTATGATGATCAAAAAAGAATCATTGAAGAAACAATTAAAGTAAGAGAAAATAATTTAGAAACCACAAAAGCTTTAAAAGAATCAGGAACAGTAACAGAAGTTGCGGTTCAGCAAAGCCAGGCGTTGGTTTATAACGCGAAATCTTTACTGATCGACATTGATACTCAAATTCAGCTTTTAGAAAATACAATGAGTTTATTGATGGGTGATTCGTCGCAGACGATAGCAAGATCTTCTTTAAAATCACAATCGTTACCAGAGAGTTTGGCTTTAGGATATCCTGCAAGTTTGCTATCAAACCGTCCGGATGTGATGCAGGCAGAGTTTAATTTAATGAATGCTTTTGAGTTGACCAATGTTGCTAAAGCTCAGTTTTATCCAACATTAAAACTAACAGGGAGCGGTGGAGTACAGTCAGTAGACATCGATCATTTGTTTAGTGTAAACTCTCTTTTTGCAAATGTTGTTACTGGTTTGGCGCAACCGATTTTAAATAAAAGGCAAATCAAAACCAATTATGATGTAAGTTTAGCCAACAAAGAAACAGCTTATCTTAATTTCAGAAAGTCTATTCTGACTGCCGGAAAAGAAGTTTCTGATGCAATAAGAGTATTTTCAGTTCAGGATTCTTTTATAGATTTAAAGAAAAAAGAGCTGGATTCTTATAAAAAATCGGTTGACTATTCTCAGGAATTAGTAAATTACGGTATGGCAAATTACCTTGAAGTTTTAAATGCAAGCGTAAACTCATTGAATGCAGAACTTAATATTTCAAATGCAGAATACAGTAAAATGAAAGCTGCCGTAGATTTATACCAAGCTTTAGGCGGCGGATGGAAATAA